The following nucleotide sequence is from Firmicutes bacterium ASF500.
CCATACAGCGGCATGCGTTGTAGAAGCGGTGGAAGTCGCCGGCCAGGGCGGTGAGATAGCGGTTGACGCGGCTGGGGTCGTAGTCCCGGGCGGCCAGATGGAGCTCCTCGGGGTACTGGGCCAGGGATTTGATCAGGGCCAGCTCCTCGGGCTGGGTGAGAACGCGGGCGTCGATCTGCCCGGCGGAACACACCTGCGCGCCGCTCTCCTCCATGCGGGCCAGCAGGGAGCAGATGCGGGCATGGGCGTACTGGACATAGTACACCGGGTTCTCGCTGTCCTGGCGGACGGCCAGGTCCAGGTCGAAGTCCAGGGGGCTGGAGCTGGCCCGGTTGTTGAAATAGTACCGGGCGGCGTCTACGCTGATCTCATCCAGAAGGTCGTGGAGGGCGATGGCCTTGCCCGTCCGCTTGGACATGCGCACCGGCTTGCCGTCCTGGAGGAGGTTGACCAGCTGCATCAGCACGATCACCAGCCGGCGGGAGCCGTCCAGCCCTAAGCCGTCCAGCGCCGCCTGGAGCCGGGCCACATGGCCGTGGTGGTCGGCCCCCCAGATGTTGATGGCCAGGTCGAACCCCCGCTCCTCCAGCTTGTTCCGGTGGTAGGCGATGTCGGCGGCGAAGTAGGTGTAAAAGCCGTTGGCCCGGCGGAGCACGTCATCTTTCAGGTCCAGCTTGTCCGCCTGCTCCTGACTCTTGCCCTCGGCCATATATTTTTTCTTCAACAGCTCGGTGGTATTCAGCCAAAGGGCCCCGTCCTTCTCATAGGTCCAGCCCTTTTCGGTGAGGAGCTGCACCGTATCGGCCACAAAGCCGCTGTTATGGAGGGAGGACTCCAGAAACCACTGGTCGTACTCAATACCGTACTTTTTCAGGTCGGCTTTCATCTTGGGGATGTTCCGCTCCAGGCCGAACTGGGCGATGGCAAACAGCTCATCCTGCTCCGGCTCGTTGAGGCCGGCGTCGCCGTACGCCTCATAGTATGCCTGGGCCAGCTCCTTGATATCCTCCCCCTGGTAGCCGTCCTCGGGGAAGGGGAGGGTATCGTCCTTCCAGACAATCTGCTGGTAGCGGGCGTAGATAGACCGGGCAAACTTGTTGATCTGGTTGCCCGCGTCGTTGACGTAGAACTCCCGCCACACCTTCCAGCCGTCCCGGGCCAGGACGTTGGCCAGGGTGTCGCCCAGCACACCCCCCCGGGCGTTGCCCATGTGCATGGGGCCGGTGGGGTTGGCGGAGACAAACTCCACCATCACTTTTTTCCCCGCCCCTTCGTTGCCGGAGCCGTAGGCGGGCCCCTCCGTCTCCACGGCGGACAGCACCTCGCCGTACCACTTGGGGCCCAGGGTGAAGTTTAAAAAGCCGGGACCGGCGATCTCCGCCTTGCTGAAATAGCTGCCCTCCAGCTCCAGGTGGTCCACAATGGCCTGGGCGATGGCCCGGGGGGCCATATGGAGGGCCTTGGCCCCTGCCATAGCGAAGGAGGAGGCGTAGTCCCCGTGGGAGGTGTCCTTGGGAATCTCAATGGTGGCCCTCACCGCCTCCCCCCCGGCGGGCAGAGCCCCCGAAGCGGCGGCGGCCTGATAGGCCGCCTGAGTCAGCGCGGCCACCTGCTCCCTGGCGGACTGGATCATGTTTGTCATGTTATATCACCTTTTCTCTGTTGTAAAACTTACGTAATGTAGGGCAAGGGCTCTGCCCTTGCCTGATCGGGTACCGCCCTTGGGAAATGGCAAGGGCAGAGCCCTTGCCCTACATGATGTGAGCCCTTACTGCTTCAAGCTCTCCAGGCCCTTCTCGGCCTCCTTCACGCTGATACGGAAGACGTTCCGGCCGGCCAGAGCGTGGTCGATCTCAATAAAGTAGTCCACCTCGATGTCGCCCCCCCGGTCGCTGAGCTCAGCCAGGAGATGACGGGTATTCACACCCACCGACATCGCGCCATAGGGTGTATTGTACACCGACAGGTGGCGGCGCCCCTCCTGGAACACCAGCTGGGAGTTAAACTCCCCCACCCGCATCAGGGTGACCTGCTCCCCGTCCACCTGGATGGTGGTCAGGGTGCCGTCCAGGCCGGTGAGCTCGCTCTCCTGATAGGACAGGGTGTAGCCCGTCCCGTCCCGGGCCAGCCGTCCGGCGGTAACCAGCTCCACCGCGTCGGGCAGAGCGCCCTCATACTGCTGCATCCCCTTGATGGAGATGACCACTTCCTTTTCCATGGGGGACCCTCCATTCGCTGTGTCATTTTTTGGCTCCGGCGGCGGAATGGCCGGTAGTCGGAGGTATTATACACAGTTTGGGAGCGGCTGTAAAGGGGCAAGAGTATTGTATGTCATTTTGCCTGAAAAAACAAGGGATTTTGCCGTGTTTCTCCATTTGACAAATTGGAAATGGAGGCTATAATGCTATATGAACATTCGATTCCTGGAAAGGAGACTCCCCCATGAATTTGGAATTGAGTAAAAAGCAGTTTCGCCGCCTGCTGGACCTGGCCTATATCGGAAACTGGATCTTAAATTCTACCCGGGGGAACGACCGGTTCGCCGACTATGACGAGGTGGAAAGCCTCCTCTTCGGCCGGGCCGCCGTGGAGGGAATGCCCCAGCTGGCCGAGCTGTACCAGGGTGAGATCGTCCCCTCCCGGGCCTTCGTGGAGGGAGGCATTCACGAGGCCATCGTGGAGTATGAGAACAACGTCTTTTTCGAGATCCTGGCCGAGGACCTGGCCCGCCGCGACATGGACGACGCGCCCATTGACGAGGACAACTACGCCGAGCTCACCAGCCGCATCGATGCCTATATCGCCGAGTTTGAGGAGCACGGCACCGACAACATTCTGGTGGACATTGAGGACTGACCGGGGCCCCGCGGAAACGCGGGGCTTTTTCCCCATTTTGGGAACCTTTTCTTTTGGGATGCGTCTATTAGGGATAAGAGGCTATCTCTTTTATAAAATGTGGTTATCCCTTTTAATCAGCCAGAGGAAAAGGCCGGATTATGGGATATGCCGGAGAATATAATCAGGCCATGAACCCAAAAAGGAGGGAAAGGGTCATGGCAAAGAGTAAGCGGTATCCTCTGGGAACTTTCATGAAAGAGTTTTCCAACGAGGCAAAATGCCGGGAGTACCTGGCAAATCTGCGGTGGCCGGTCGGGTTTGTCTGCCCTAAATGCGGCTGTCACCACGCTTGCCTGCTATCCAACGGCCGGTATCAATGTGCTGAGTGCCACCACCAGAACTCAGTGACAGCGGGAACGGTGCTCCATAGGACCCATATGCCGCTGACGCAGTGGTTTTTTGCATTCTACTTTGTCAGCCAGGATAAGCGGGGCATCTCAGCCGTTGCGCTGATGTCGGTGCTGGGAACGACTTATAAAACCGCATGGTATATGCTCATGCGTATCCGTACCGCTATGGGTCAGCGGGACAAAATCCATCAGCTCAATGGGAGCATTGAATTTGACGACACCTACTTTGGTGGGCCAACTGTTGGGAAAAAACGGGGCCGGGGTACGGAAAAGGCGAAGGTTTTTGTGGCTGTGTCTTTGGATGAGCGTGGAAATCCTCTCTATACCAAGATGCGGGTCACGCAGAATATCAAGCGGACCTCTGTCAAAAAATTTGCCCAAGCTGCGTTTGTCCAGGGCAGTACGATCCACAGTGACGGTTACGGGAGTTATATCCCGGCTCTGGAGGGCTATGCCCATGAGCACAAACCCTACGCCCCCCATTCGGGCCTGCTCCATTGGCTGCACATCGTAATCAGTAACGCCAAGGCGTTCATCCTGGGTACTTACCATGGCCTGCCTAAAAAGTACCTCCAAGCCTACCTTGACGAATATTGCTTCCGCTTCAGCCGCCGTGACTTTGGCCCCCGCCTCCTGGAGCGCCTGGTCTTAGCTATTGGTGCTTCTGCTTGGCTGAGTTAAAGGGATAACCACATTATAAAATAACAGGAAAGGCCTAATGATTCAATACCGTGAGCTGTCCCCCGGCGAGCTGAGCCCGGAGCTCTTCGCCGCCTTTGTCCGCCGTCAGGTGGTCACCAAATGCTGGCGCAGGGAGGGAGGCAAGTGGGTCATCCGGGAGGACCCGTTTATTGACGACTGGTCGGCAGAGGACATTCAGACCCTGGTCTCCTGCCTGAGCAACACCCTGAACACCGGGGGACTGGTCCAGGCGGCATTTCTCGATGGGGCGCTGAAGGGCTTCGTCTCGGTGGAGCCCGCCCTGTTCGGCGGTGAGCACCGGTATCTGGACCTGTCCAGCATCCATGTGTCCCAGGAGCTGCGGGGCTCCGGAACCGGCAGGGCCCTCTTTTCCGCCGCGGCGGACTGGGCCCGGGCCAGAGGGGCGAAAAAGCTGTACATCTCCGCCCACTCCGCCGTCGAGACCCAGGCCTTCTACCGCAGTCTGGGCTGTGTGGACGCCCAGCTCCCCGACTCCCGCCACATGGAGGCGGAACCCTTTGACTGTCAGCTGGAATACGTTCTCTAAAATCGAGGAGGGACGGCCCGTTGGGCTGTCCCTCCGTTTGTTTGAATACGCCGTCCCCCGAGGGCACCCGCTCTCCGTGGACGGCGGGCCGAGGTCGTCCCGCCCTACAAAGGCCCCCTTGTCCATGCGGCTCCAAAAATTTTATGTGTCTAACGTAAAGAAAGATGTTGCATTTTGCTTTACATATGATATAATGGAGTCAAGAAGAATCAGGGGGTGTCACACATGGCGGCGGTCATGGTCAACTTTCGCATCGACGAAGAGGTGAAAAAGAATATGGAGCAGGCCTGCAAGGAGATGGGGATGAGTATGACCGCCGCGTTTACCGTCTTTGCCACCAAGGTGGGGAAGGAAAAGCGCATCCCCTTTGAAATCACGGCGGCTCCCGCTCCGGCGGTCCCCGTCCGGCGGCGGAGCGGGGAGGTCCCGGAGGAGGCGGACGAGCTGGCCCCCCGTCAGGCCCGGCTGGAGAGACTGTGCGGCCAGGTCCGGCAGTCGCTGACCGCCCTCCACACCGCGATTCCCGCCTCTATCACCGGGCTGTCCATGGAACGCGTCCGCCTCCTGTGTCAGGACGAGCTGAAGGACAAGGCGGCGGGGGTGTCCCGGGCCTGCAAGGACCTGTTTTCCCCCCGGAACGCCGGGGTGCTGGAGCGGAAGGACCTCACCATTCTGGACGAGTACGGCGACAGCCTGGCCACCATCGCGGAGAAGCTGCGGGACCTGGAGAGCTCCCTGATCCCTGCCATGCGGGCCTGTCCGGCGGGGGAGGCCGGAGACTTCGAGCCCTACGAGCGCCGGCTGGCCGAGGTGTCCCAGCGCCTGGGCGGCCTGGCCTCCATCCTGGGGCGGTTTTGGTCCTCCGCCGCCTGCGGAACCGGCGCGCGGGCGGTGCGGACCCGCATCCGTCAGGCGGCGGCTCCGGTGGAGACCCCCTATGTGCGCGCGGCGCTGGAGGGACTGGACGCCCTGGTCCTCCGGCACCAGGGGGCGCTGGAGGGAAAAACCGCCTCCCGGCTGGAGGGCGAGTACCTCAGCGTGCTGGAGCGCACCCTGGAGGAGCTGGTCCAGGCGGAGCGGGAGGGGAGCGGTACCGCCGAAAAAGGGGCCCTCTGCCTGCGGGCCGTCAACGTGCTGTCTCAGGTGATCTCCGACGCCGGACAGCTCCAGCGGGAGTGGAGCCAGCGGAGCCTGGAGGCCGAGGTGGAGGCCATGGAGCGGCTGGCCGCCATGCGGGGAGACATCGGAGGTATGGGAGAGGCGTGAGGATATCCCAAGCCGGTACACAGACCCCGGCTTGTTTATATAAAACATACCCGTGTGTTTATTTTGAAAGGAGGAATCCAAATGCTTGACGCGATCATGCCCTTTATCCCTGTAATTGCCATCGTTCTAGTGCTGCTCTTTATTCTCCTGCTGGGCTATGTCAAGGCTCCGCCCGACCAGGCGTACATCATCTCCGGCCTCAAGAAGGAGAGCAAGGTGCTCATCGGCCGGGCCGGTATCCGCGTGCCCTTCCTGGAGCGCATGGACCGGCTCTATCTGGGCCAGATGACGGTGGACATCAAAACCGAGCAGTCCGTCCCCACCAGCGACTTTATCAACGTCAACGTAGACGCCGTGGCCAAGGTCCGCATCTCCCCCCAGGCGGAGGGGATCAAGCTGGCGGCCAAGAACTTCCTGAACAAGCGCCCCGAGGATATCACCCGTGACTTACAGGACTCCCTCCAAGGCAATATGCGCGAGATCATCGGCACGCTCTCCCTCAAGGAGATCAACACTGACCGGGATTCCTTCTCCGACCAGGTGATGCAGAAGGCCAGCAAGGACATGGATAAGCTGGGGATTGAGATCCTCTCCTGCAACATCCAGAACGTCACCGATGAGAACGGCCTCATCAAGGACCTGGGCGCTGACAACACCAGCCTCATCAAAAAGAACGCCGCCATCGCCAAGGCCCAGGCCGACCGCGACATCGCCATCGCCCAGGCGGAGGCGGAGCGGGAGTCCAACGAGGCCCGGGTCCAAGCGGACACCCAGATCGCCCAGAAGCAGACCGAGCTGGAGATCCGTCGGGCCGAGCTGAAAATCATGGCCGACGGCAAAAAGGCCGAGGCCGACGCCGCCTATGAGATTCAGAGCCAGGAGCAGCGCAAGAGCATTGAGACCGCCACCGTCAACGCGGAGATTGCCAAGACCCAGCGGCAGGCCGAGCTGAAGCAGGTGGAGGTCGAGGTCCAGAAGCAGAAGCTGGAGGCGGAAATTCGGGCTCAGGCCGACGCCGAGCGCTACCGCCAGCAGCAAGAGGCGGAGGCCGCCCTGTTCAAGCGCCAGAAGGACGCCGAAGCCGCCCGCTACGAGCAGGAGCAGAAGGCCCAGGCCGAAATGAAGATCGCCGAGGCCCAGAAATACACCAAGGAACAGGAAGCCGAGGGTATCGCCGCCGTAGGTAAGGCGGAGGCGGAGGCCATCCGGGCCAAGGCCCTGGCTGAGGCCGAGGGTATCGACAAGAAGGCCGAGGCCATGAAGAAGTACGGCGAGGCCGCCGTCATCGAGATGGTCATGCAGGCCCTGCCCGAGATCGCCAAAAACGTGGCCGCCCCCCTGTCCAGGGTGGACAAGATCACCATGTACGGCGAGGGCAACAGCGCCAAGCTGCTGGAGGACATCGTCAGCGGTACCGCCCAGGTCACCGAGGGCATCTCCCAGAGCATGGGCATCGACGTGAAGGCCCTGGTGGCCGGCATGCTGGGCAGCAAGCTGGCCGGAGGCGAGGACAAAACCATTGTCATCCAAACGCCCCCCTCCCCGCCCGCGGACCCCAAGAAGCCCTAATATAACAGACGCGGCGGACCAAGATGGTCCGCCGCGTCAGCTTGTCGAAAAATGGCCTGTCTGGTAATGAAGCCAGATAGGGCACAACGTTAATGAGGAATAAAATGTAGGAGGAGGGTGTGGAGGAAGGCGGAGCAAAGCGCTTTCTGGCTTTCCATCTTGCCAACTTTTTGAGGTTCATGGCAGCAAATTTAAGCCTCACCCAGTTGGAAACCTGGGCCAGACCACGGTAAACGGTATAGCGCATGGCGTGTTTTTCTTTTGCATCGGCAAAAACTCGCTCAATGGTCTCTTTGCGCCTTGCATAGAGCTGCTTGTACTCCGGGGTGTACCTGGCATCATCGGCCAGTTCCTCATAGCCCTTCCAGATGTGCCGCAGGACAGTCTTTACGAAGCTTTTGGATTTTGTACATAAATGCCGGGTGGGGCACTGGGCACAAATTGTCGGATCGCTGCGGTATTCACGGTATCCATCCCGGTTGGTGGTGCGGTAGGACAGGATGTGGTATTCTGGGCAGATCACGCAGTCATAATATTCATCATAGACGTAAGACCACCAGGGATGTCCACCCTTCATCGTCATGGGCCGCTTGTAGGCTGTAGACAATACCCGGCCATCTCGAAATACCTTTTTGCAGATATGCGGGGTCTTGTAGGCAGCGTCTGCCACCACTGTTTCCACCTCTGGAAACGATTGAATCAATTTGTCGTAAACATCGTCAAACGCCACGCTGTCATGGACATTTCCGGGGGTGACCACTGTTTCCAATACGTAACCGCTCTTGTCACAGGCGGTATGGGCCTCATAAGCGAAGCACCGCTTGTGCTCCCCTTTTTGGAACATTCCACTCTCCGGGTCTGTGGTGGATACCGTTACTGTTTTCTGCTTTTTCGCCTCTTTCTTCCTCCGGGCCTGCTTCTTTTTTGAGGTGTTGTCCTGTTTCTTCCCTCCAGCTTTGGGTGGTTCTTCTTCATCATCCAGTGGCTTTTTTCCATGAGCCTCCCGGTCCGCGTTCACTTCCGCCAGCAGTTCTTCCTGGTATCGTTTTGCTGCTGCCGGTACTTCCTGCTTCATTTTCTTCTTCAGATTTGCGCTGGCTTTGATGTGTGTCCCATCTATAAATACCGCCGCCGGGGGCAGTGCTCCCGCTGTTCCCGCCTCTTTCAATATCCACTGAAACACCAACTCTATCGTTTCCGGGGTGTACCGATGCCGGAAGTTGTAGCTCACCGTGGAAAAATGGGGAAGCTCCTCACTCAGCGTGTATCGCAAAAACCACCGGTATGCTACATCTGTCTGCGCTCTGCGCAGCGTTCCCCGCAAAGAGGTATTCCCATCCAAATGCTGCAGCAATACGATTTTGAACAGCACCACTGGGTCGATGCTCCGCCGCCCCTCTTCTTCACTGTACAACGGCTCCACGATTTCGTACAATTTCTCGAAATCTACCGCTGCATCCACCTGCCGCAATAGATGTTCGGGCGGCACCAGGCTTTCTGTGTCCACCATTTCTATGACCCCTCGCTCATTTTTCCCTTGCTCCAACATTTCCCTCACCCCTTACTCCCTATTTTATCATCTTTACATGAAAATGTCTGCCAAAAGGCAGACTTTTTCGACAGGCTGAAGCGGCCGGGAGATGCCTCACCCGGCCGCTTTATTTTGTCATGGGCTGGCGGCAGATTGGCGCTGGAGACAAGCCATCCTATCTTGAATATCGGTGAACTGGTGAAATTCCACAGAACTCACGGGAAGCTGGTGACTATGTCGGCGTATAACGCAGGGCAGCGTTTCGGTGTGCTGGATATAGACAGCGGCGGACAGATTCGTGAATTCCGTGAAAAGACTCGGGGAGACGGCAGTTTGATCAACATCGGCTTTATGGTTTGCCAGCCTGAGTTTATCGATTATATTGAGGGCGACGCCACTGTGTTAGAGAAGGAGCCTCTTCAGACTGTTGCTGAACAGGGCCAGCTGATGGCATATAAGCACGGCGGATTTTGGGGCTGTATGGATACGGTTCGGGAAAAGGAAAATCTGGAGGCAATGTGGGCAAACGGAAAAGCTCCGTGGAAAGTTTGGTAAGAGGTGTATATTATGAAAAAAATTATGCGGAAGGATCTTCAGCGGATCTATGATGGTCTGACTCCTCAGGAGAAGGACAATTTCCAAGACAGTACAGTGCTCTTTACGGGCGGGGCAGGATTCCTTGGATTTTATTTCATTCAGTTTCTGACCCATTATAAAGAAGAGCTGAGGATAAAAAAGGTAATCTGCTTAGACAACTTTCAGGTGGGCTATCCAGCTTGGCTAAAAGAACTATCTGAAAAAGGCCAAGTGGAATT
It contains:
- a CDS encoding IS1595 family transposase ISFiba1, giving the protein MAKSKRYPLGTFMKEFSNEAKCREYLANLRWPVGFVCPKCGCHHACLLSNGRYQCAECHHQNSVTAGTVLHRTHMPLTQWFFAFYFVSQDKRGISAVALMSVLGTTYKTAWYMLMRIRTAMGQRDKIHQLNGSIEFDDTYFGGPTVGKKRGRGTEKAKVFVAVSLDERGNPLYTKMRVTQNIKRTSVKKFAQAAFVQGSTIHSDGYGSYIPALEGYAHEHKPYAPHSGLLHWLHIVISNAKAFILGTYHGLPKKYLQAYLDEYCFRFSRRDFGPRLLERLVLAIGASAWLS
- a CDS encoding IS1182 family transposase ISBcl1 is translated as MVDTESLVPPEHLLRQVDAAVDFEKLYEIVEPLYSEEEGRRSIDPVVLFKIVLLQHLDGNTSLRGTLRRAQTDVAYRWFLRYTLSEELPHFSTVSYNFRHRYTPETIELVFQWILKEAGTAGALPPAAVFIDGTHIKASANLKKKMKQEVPAAAKRYQEELLAEVNADREAHGKKPLDDEEEPPKAGGKKQDNTSKKKQARRKKEAKKQKTVTVSTTDPESGMFQKGEHKRCFAYEAHTACDKSGYVLETVVTPGNVHDSVAFDDVYDKLIQSFPEVETVVADAAYKTPHICKKVFRDGRVLSTAYKRPMTMKGGHPWWSYVYDEYYDCVICPEYHILSYRTTNRDGYREYRSDPTICAQCPTRHLCTKSKSFVKTVLRHIWKGYEELADDARYTPEYKQLYARRKETIERVFADAKEKHAMRYTVYRGLAQVSNWVRLKFAAMNLKKLARWKARKRFAPPSSTPSSYILFLINVVPYLASLPDRPFFDKLTRRTILVRRVCYIRASWGPRAGRGAFG
- the rfbF_3 gene encoding Glucose-1-phosphate cytidylyltransferase, with product MNIGELVKFHRTHGKLVTMSAYNAGQRFGVLDIDSGGQIREFREKTRGDGSLINIGFMVCQPEFIDYIEGDATVLEKEPLQTVAEQGQLMAYKHGGFWGCMDTVREKENLEAMWANGKAPWKVW
- the yqiK gene encoding Inner membrane protein YqiK codes for the protein MLDAIMPFIPVIAIVLVLLFILLLGYVKAPPDQAYIISGLKKESKVLIGRAGIRVPFLERMDRLYLGQMTVDIKTEQSVPTSDFINVNVDAVAKVRISPQAEGIKLAAKNFLNKRPEDITRDLQDSLQGNMREIIGTLSLKEINTDRDSFSDQVMQKASKDMDKLGIEILSCNIQNVTDENGLIKDLGADNTSLIKKNAAIAKAQADRDIAIAQAEAERESNEARVQADTQIAQKQTELEIRRAELKIMADGKKAEADAAYEIQSQEQRKSIETATVNAEIAKTQRQAELKQVEVEVQKQKLEAEIRAQADAERYRQQQEAEAALFKRQKDAEAARYEQEQKAQAEMKIAEAQKYTKEQEAEGIAAVGKAEAEAIRAKALAEAEGIDKKAEAMKKYGEAAVIEMVMQALPEIAKNVAAPLSRVDKITMYGEGNSAKLLEDIVSGTAQVTEGISQSMGIDVKALVAGMLGSKLAGGEDKTIVIQTPPSPPADPKKP
- the argS gene encoding Arginine--tRNA ligase translates to MTNMIQSAREQVAALTQAAYQAAAASGALPAGGEAVRATIEIPKDTSHGDYASSFAMAGAKALHMAPRAIAQAIVDHLELEGSYFSKAEIAGPGFLNFTLGPKWYGEVLSAVETEGPAYGSGNEGAGKKVMVEFVSANPTGPMHMGNARGGVLGDTLANVLARDGWKVWREFYVNDAGNQINKFARSIYARYQQIVWKDDTLPFPEDGYQGEDIKELAQAYYEAYGDAGLNEPEQDELFAIAQFGLERNIPKMKADLKKYGIEYDQWFLESSLHNSGFVADTVQLLTEKGWTYEKDGALWLNTTELLKKKYMAEGKSQEQADKLDLKDDVLRRANGFYTYFAADIAYHRNKLEERGFDLAINIWGADHHGHVARLQAALDGLGLDGSRRLVIVLMQLVNLLQDGKPVRMSKRTGKAIALHDLLDEISVDAARYYFNNRASSSPLDFDLDLAVRQDSENPVYYVQYAHARICSLLARMEESGAQVCSAGQIDARVLTQPEELALIKSLAQYPEELHLAARDYDPSRVNRYLTALAGDFHRFYNACRCMVDDPCLQAARLKLADAARAVLANGLNLLGVTAPERM